AGATATTTTGCAAAGTAGTAACCCGAATACAAAGCACACCTTGGCATGTATTACAACAAGAAAGTGTTGACATACATTCACACTTGTACCAGTAAAGACACATGTTTGTCTTACTGCAAACTCCTTGCTCTCACTGAGAAGTACTTACTCTTGCAGACAATCCCACAGAAATCAATGCTTCCTTTCCTCAGATGTCACATAAAACTATTCAGGTTTTAAGTGCTGTGAATGGGATTTGCAATCTGTTACAGTGTAAGTAAAGAGGACTGTCTGTGTTTATGAAGCAAATGACAGCAAACAAAATGAGAATGACATGTCCTTTAAAGGAACTGCAGACAATATTTTGATATTCTAAGGCAACAACATTGGACCAGCGTATGAAACGCTGCTGTTTCCAAGTTCATGTACTGCTTTCTCCTGCAAAGTAGAAATACTCtgatgttttgtcttcttttttttttttaattcagtaagaGGTAGCAATATGAAATGTCAATAATGCCACCAGATAATTTAGGTACTCAACCTCTGCATTCAGTGAATCCCTTCAGCAGACATGTAATGTCTGGTTTGAGTCGTACGCTCTGTTTAAGAAGATCCATCTGGCAATAttaatgtatattaaaaatacacacGCACATTTTTGCAGACTtgcaatttaatatatttttgtaattcaCTACAAAAATGTGGTTTCACAACTGCTCCCATGCACTGGGACTCCTACAGTAGTATGGAGAACGTACAGATGTCTTTCCCAGAACTGGCAATACTGCGCATTGTGCAAATTGTCTAGGACTCAATCCTTTTTGAGCAGCAGTTGGAAGAAGATTTGTGGGTTAAATATTGAtatcaaaatacagatttaaataatttactcTTAAAAACATTCATATTTATAGCctcttacagaaaataaacaatctGATTATCAGATATGTCCTCAGTTTTTCCAGTTCCAAGGTATACACAGGTCTCCATCCTGCAGCACAGAGTAGAAATGCGAAATGCAAAGGTGCATGCCTTGTAGGTATGGCAACGATTCTTCTAGCAGTCGCTTACAACAATCTATCATCTGTGCACTGGAAACACTGGGTTCCTTATACAGCCGATCCAAAGAAAATTTTTCAGTGGAAGTATCGATTAGCTCTTTTTCTGTAATCATCATCCTAGCAAATGAAGACAACACACAGTGACAAAATTAGACTGtcagctcttaaaaaaacccttcaagtAAGTAAATTTGTAGGTTATATGCATGTAAACAAAAGTGTCCCTTCAGGTACAGCTATGATTTTTGTTCAGGTTGATACCCATGTCTATACCTCAGAGGCTAGACTGAACATGTTTCCATGGCTATGGGCAACAGCATGCCTACACAGAGTCACATTTGAAAGTCATGACTTTTTTTGCTCACAAGGTAATGgggaaaaataccaaaataaaaatcacatgagGCTCCATTTTTAATCTAAGTACTTAAATAACCTTGGAAGTGTAAGCTTTAAGAATAAAATCATGTTAGTAACTACTCTTCTTAACTAAGACCAGTACTCTGCATGTCATCAAAAACAACGGATGGCAGGTACAGCCACCTGATGCATATTAAATGTGTTAATTGCAAGAAGTATATGGAATATTAAATTCATAGCTCGCAGATGATTTTTTCCATTCCTCCCAAACAAAGCGTGGCAAGACAACGCATGGGAAACTCAAGCTACTCAGAAATAAAGTTAATGTGCAGAATTAAGAGTCACTGGAACTGTGGATCATCTGACGCAGACACAGTTCAGGTTCACCAAGCCTTACTAGCTCAGGCACTGTGCCATATTAATGTAGCTACACTTCCAGAGCCAGCTTGGTTACAGAAACAGCACCATCGCTGTCCTACAACACAGACCCTGTGCTAAACAGGGGAGGAGCTACAAAGCAGCAGCACATTTGCAGAGCCACTGGAATGTGAATCAGCCCTTGCAAACTAAGCACAGACACAGCTACTGGGAGCATTTGACTCGCGTGAAAACACTACTGTAGGGGCTCACCACCACTCTTTCCAGAGCTCAGTATGGGATCTCCATGTACCTGCACGGCACTACACTGTGCTGGGACACTCACATCGCTCTACaagagcccagcccagctctggcaATCAGGGCTGAAGTGAGCCAGTGAGTTAACCTGGAGTGAGTCTGCCATCTCTACTGACCCTATCGTACTGGCGCCACCCTCCTGAGCAGATTCCTGAGCGCCAGCCCTTCTGTTCTGTGAAACCTCAAGCTCCCTTGAAGGATGTTGTTAGCTGCACATAGTGAGAACTGCAAGTTTTAGGTCACTTCCACAAGGAGGTTTACACCTCTATCACAATACATAACTGATACTTTACAAAAGCAAGGGAGGGAGAAGTAGATACATACTAAATCCTGCATTACTAGAAGGCTGACAGATAAGACAATTTTCTAGAGCAGCAGCATTTGAACTCCCCAGGGCATCAGGTCATACAGAATTCCAGCTACACTATGCTATTTACTGCATGTAGAATGCTCATCTGCATGTGCAAAGTAAATCCAGTACCTCTCAAAACATTTTCATCTCAGGGCCTCTTTTAACAACCACAGGAGGCTAAGGGAAAACCAGAGGTACAGAACAGGTTCTGTTCAAGGAAGCATTAAGTGGAAAAGGAGTTTTCAGCTTCAACAAAAAGACAACCAAGGGGAAATATGACTacccgcaaaaaaaaaaaaaaaaaaaggtggtaaaTCCAGAATGACTGTTTTGTATTTCCTACAGCTCAAGAACAAGAGAATGACAGATGAAATCACCAGGCTGTGGGTCTAGAAAACAAAGAACACCTCTTCTCTCCTTCATATATACACATGCTATATGTAATTCAACTCTGCAGTTTGCTGCCACGGGACATTTTGGAGCCACAAAGTGTAAGTTGGCTCAAAAATAATTAGAcaattaagggggaaaaaaataagatctaCTGAATGGTCTTAATGTGAGATAATGTTTCCAGCTTCAGGTATTTTCTCAAGTGCAGTCAGCCAGAAACTGGGAAGGAGTACAGAGTAAAAAACCCACTGTTTTTTCTGCCCCATTCATACAGCCTTTCTGTAAGCTAATGGATGATGGGGACAGACCTTCGATACAACCCAGTATAGTCGCTCTTTACTATTTTATACAAACCAGCAATCATCCAACACACAACAGAAGAGCTGAGATATTTAGCTTGGCTTTTACATTCTTACAACACAGCTGCTTATACTCTGACAGGAGCCCCACGTTTTTCCTCCATTAGTGTCTTTATAATGTGTGGTAGTGAGAGATTTTTTGGAGAGTCAGTCACCCAGATGCAAATGCATACATTGGCTACAACATCCCTCCCAACCTCTACAGACAATACTTTTTCAGCTGTCACATATGGACAGCTACATAGAAAGCTATTCAGCAGTTATCACTTATATGGCAAAATAATCTAACTTCAAAGCTGGACTAGGGTTATGGAAAAATTCCAACAAGCCTCCATGTTTTACCAAAGTCCATCTCCAAAACATATCTGCCCAAGTAATCAGGTCTTAACAGAGCTAAAACCATAAAGCCTTCAGTGAGACTCATGCCTAAAATAACCTTCACAAAAAAATATCTGGATCTATACATCACGTATATACACCGATGACAGTGCAATATTTCATTAAAAGCTctccaaagcagaaaaataaacttgcagTAACAACCTCTAAAAGGACAGCAACACCCTATCACAGTATTTTATGCAAAGACCTATCACAgtattttatgcaaaataaaaccagtacCTCTACTTCATGTTCTTAATATCCTGTCACAACGTAAGTAACATTAATAGAAGTTAGTTGCTTTTCTCATTCAATAAAATggtctcttttttaaaaaaaacccacctctcctttggggaaataattgtaaaaaaaaaagtaattttgtcttgtaagcaaaaatattttatttctgaataaaatacAACTGTTCCTACAAGGTGAAAGATGGGTATTTTCTAACAACTGTTTGTGTTCACTGAATGCTTAAATTAAAGCTGATAGGTGAAGTTCTATTTTATAAACAGAAGTTTTTTCCACCAAAAGAACAGGAATGCATTCTTCaaagttctcctcctcctccaaataAAACATATGACATGCAAAGATTTTCATAAGCTAAATGTATTGAGTCACATGAACACTtactcctcctttcttttcagaTTCTCTCTTGCTTGCTGTGCTTTGGCAAAAATAAACCATTGAAGGGTCGTTGGATCACAGACCGTTGGGATCACAAAGTGTCCAAATTCATGTAAGCTTGGTGCGTATCTGTCACTAATGAAACATGATGGAAGTAAAAAAcaaggtatcttttttttttttacgctaTTTACATCAATTATTTTCACAATGAATTCTGAACATAAAAAGAATATCAATTAATTACAATCAGAATAATTGGTAAAAAAATTAATCGTTTTGTTCATGAGAATACAAAAGCATCATAccataaagcttttttaaaattacatttcaaaaacaACCGTCAACAATACTCAAAAAATATAAACAGCAGCACCATCATACACAGCTGAGTGTTGACCTGACAGAACAAAACCTTTGATTTAACCCAGCACAACAGTGTAAGATGAAGACATAACTCTGACTCTAACTTGGATGAAATAAGCAGGATTTTCTTCAATCTGATTCCTTCTTAAGCCATAAAAAGGCACTTAAAACCTCCAGAGACAAAAACACTGACATAATGTAAGTCCAAGATAGTATTAGTTTTCTTCTTAGTGAGAGCAATAATCagtgtaacaagaaaaaaaagaaagcaaaagctcTACAAGGAAGAAACCTTTCCTGCAAATACCTACCTTTCCAAAATCATTTGCAAGCCTCGCAAACTGCGAGGATGAAAAGGTAGTCTACTGTCACGTAATTTATTATAGAAAGAGTCCAGAGTCTCGTAGTATTCTTCTAGAGTCAAGAGGGGTTGCAGTTCTTCAATATATATTACTTGTATGCCTCCCAGAAGTTGGCTTATCCGATCTTCCAAGAACAGCAGCCTTTTTTGAAGTTTATAATAATTTGGCAATCTCTCAAAaatctgtgcacacacacaaacatttccTATGTTACAAAGcataaaacttaattttaagaaattaaaaaaaataacaagaaactGTAAAAGAGGAGACATGTAACAATGCAAACATGgaaccaaatggaaaaaaaataatcaaagagtACCAAAAATCAGAAATATCAAGTATATACATTTTGGGGCAAGATATAATGGAATAAGCTCataagtattttcagtatttatacTATAAAGGCACCAAAAGACTGTAGCAAGACTGATGGATGTCCtctttctctctatatatacagaaattaataatcccaaggaaaaaaaatataatctgaggtttacataaaatatttattaccaCAGTTATAGTGGTAGAACTATTCCACATACGGTTAAAAGGGGTTTTGCCAGCCTAATTTATACCAATTCTCAAAAAAGAGAAGTCTCTGTTGCTGGAACTAGTTCCTTCCAAAGGTTTGGATGATAACGTAGCTCGTCTTGAGtctgaagggagaggagaaaggaggaaggtaGCAGAGCTCTAATTTACAAAACCTATACCGGAAAAGGTTAAGAAGTGATCAGACTTGTGAGTTGAGACATAGAAGGTGTGATAGGGAGAAGGCTGGAACAAGGCAACAAGTGAAAGAGGAAAGTCTGTAGTAATTGTCACTACTTACCATCTACCCTGTTATTACTAGAACACAGTTTTCCACACAAAAACATACTGCTGCTGGAACAAGTCAAGTGATTTCAGAATAATCTCTTCAGAAATCCAAGACAGTAGTAGAATCAGAGAGCTTTTGGCACAATAAAATCCACTGGTTCAGCATTTCCATTGGTtagaagaaaaactgcagaaatccTCTAAATACTGTGCCTCTGATCAAGCATTCTACAGACTGGACACTATTCTACTGTTTCCTCTTTCTAATAGTTATTAACAAAAGTTCTAGCACTTATGACTGCTTTCTAAAATGGCTTAGATTTGGACAAAAAATCCTGTTCTCTAAAATAAGCGGCTAACCAATCTCATGAAGATTTTCACTGACTTTTTTCTGTGTATCACCTAACATGATcttcagtgcattttaaaacaaaaagcccttGATTTCAGATTCAAATACATacctctcctctgtcttccaaagCAAATACTACCACCACAACCAACCCTACACATTGTCCCATCTGCACAATACTTTGTGCACATATGACCCCTTCAGAAAACCCCTCGGCAAAAGTTAGAAAAAGGAAGCATTTCtcttttcaaggaaaagagtGGGGTTTTCAGCATTAATCAAAAGAACACTTTTATTCCAATGACTATCAACACTTGCAAGTCTCAGAGCAGAAAGTTTTGCATTAAATTCTAGTTTCTCAGTTTAAGCTCTTTGTAAATCATTCACATTAACATACTGTGGTTTCCCTCAGTGAAACATATAGGTGAAAATTCAAACAACCACCAGAGGAAGATTTGGATTGAGTGTCAAATTTTCATATTATTCATTGATTGGAATATAGAATATTCTGATATTCCAGCTATATTCTCAACTATGAAATTCCACTGATTATTTTGATATATAACTATCAATAACATTTCAGTAACCAAGATTCAAGAAAATTTCCTTAAGTGACATGCTGATATTGCTACATATTTTGTGGTTCTTTGTATTTAATACTTTATCATTTAGGATGCCAGAAAGCTTGTCAATTCTAAACtttacagaagcagcagcagaatttactaaatatatatttctgcaaCATCCACATTATCTGCCTAAAAACGAAGTGGTGTGACAGGGTTGTTTAGCAGCCACTGACTGAAATGGCCACTTCACAACTCCCTTTAAGTCCCATTTTTACAAAAAATCTGAAGAGAATTCCTAAATTCTTCATGGGAATGAGCTCTTTATGGATAATGAAATATTCTGCCAGCGCTTGTTGCATAGACTGGAACACtgcataataaattatttttctttgtatctaATTAGGAGTAGGACTGATTTGTTAGTGAAAACAGCAGTAAAGATCTGACAAAAATTGTTGTTAGTAAGTGTATCACAGGATTAAATTCAGAATGCAATGTTCACAGTTATGCTAAACATAGTAGCTATGTGTTTGCTTTAAACTACTCTTCAGTCAATCTGCACCAATTAATATTTTGGTTATGGTTTAAAAAAAGTCGTAACAAGAAGCATTATTGTTTACTTTGAAATCTTCTTACTTTGGTCCAGTGGTGGTGAACATCCATGGTCCCCAGCATTATGTGGCCTGCTGCACTCATACCTGAACGGTCTGTAAATACCACTGTGCGTCCTAAAGATTGAACAAAGCGCTCTTCTAATTTGGGTTATTGCAATTATTCCCACAATTATTTAAGGCTTAACTACGCTACTGACATGTCACAAGCAACAcatttctgcaacacaaacacacacaagcacGTGCTTTTGTTATTCTCAAAATTTGAAAGACTGATTCTTGAAAACTCtagttcaaaatttttttttcatacaaacCTTACCTAGCATTTGCCTTCTCCCTGTTTAAACTTGATAGATTTGTAGTTAACCGgaattttttcttacaaaaaatacttttaaaataagagaaagtcACAGCAGACAGCATATTCAAAGAATCTGTACAAATCATGTATACAGCAGGAATATATGCTGTATGCCTAAAGTAAGGTAAAGGTTGGTCAAAGAACTATTAGCACAGCCATTCAACACTACTTCCACAGAAACCTCTGCAACATGCAAggttcttgctctttttcttttaaaagaaagaatagagACAACATGAAAGGATAATACTATGTTTACTTTTGGGGGGACAAATCAGTTTTGAGtctgtttttttaagtgaagCACAAAGATCCTCAAGAATTCTTTAGGGTAAAAGCATAGGCAACTATTTATCAAAATAAGCTTCCACAAAGGTCTTCAGTGTGATGCATTAATCTAAAGACAAGGCTTAAATAGAAGCTCTCACTCTCAGAAATCAGTTTTCCAAAATCCTTAAGAGCAAGCAACACTGACTCTAAGGCATCTGGTCCATCCTTGTACCCTAAGGCAACTGTACCTGTATAATTACTGACAAGTATTTGTCCAGTATATTATTAAAGATCTTCAAAGATGGAGACTACAACAGGTTCACAAGACAGACTTCTCTAACACTTTAAATCCTTAGCATGCTTAGGTGAAGAAACTAACTTGAAACCTGATACAATTTAAAACTACTACTTACTGTCCTGCCTACTCCGTCTTTTGACAAAGGATTAAGTGAACCCTCAAATGAAAGCCACTCAAAACTGAGCATCTGCAGACAGGCATAAAATGTGGCAGTTGCAATTAGAGGAAACAGCTACTGCCACAGGTCTAACAGCTGTATGAGAAGAATAGTAGGTCAGGTTTACAGAGTATTTTAGTTTTTCCTGAGAAAATACAGACTATAATATAGGTATTTTATGGAACATGCATGGTAAGAGAAGACAATATGATTTTAAAGGTATTCTAGTAGGTCCTCCTTATATTGACTCTTTGGAGAACTACTCACATTTCTGTCTTTAATCTACCATGGGTAACAATCTATTGCTACCTCCACCCTTTCAGAGGTTCAGGCTGGATTTTTTACTTTCATTATTAGTACTAAGTCTAGTGCCCTCAACTCATTCAGTTTGCATTTATTAAGAAGTAAAATAGAAGCTGAGTGTAGCAGATAGGAAAGGTCACTTAAACAACCCAGTAGCTTAAAATGTAAGTTCTTGCCAGCTTTTCAGTAAGCTTGACAGGTTTGTTTTTGCAGTTATCAAAAGCATTTGTGAAAACAACTAGAGCTCCCTTGTCACAGAAGACTCATGCTCATCTTTGCATCAATACTATATTAGGATCTGTGAAACAAGCAACAGAAATACCTTTAACATTCTTTAATACTTCAGGTCTCTGTTGGACTAAGCGACCTAGACTGTGTAGTTGGCTACAGCGGTGAGCAACACCCCAGCTTCTCTGCCacctaaataaaaatataattgagAGCATTTCATTCtcaacattatttaaaaaataaacaaaatcacagAAGTTGAGATGCAGCTGAAAGCCTTGTAACACAAACAAGTCAAACAAAATAGCACTCCAAGAGTAATAAAAGCAAAGGCCTACTGAAAAGCTGTCCATGTCATATGCTATTTGAACAGATAAAATGCCTAAATAAAATTTCACAGTTTTTCTTAGtgagtgccaaaaaaaaaaaaaaagaataaaaccagacataggaaaaacaaatataaaacctGGTAGACAGAGCAGAACTTGCAAATCTCTCTCCCAATGAGAAGGTGGTAAGGAAATGGCATCCAGTATTTGGTTCAGTCATGTTTCATGCAGTGTCTGTTTGTACACTGTGTAACGTTTGTCTAGAGGAGCAAATAACTGTATATAAGgacattgttctttttttcctttgagttccTAGACCAAAACACTACTAGGATTCCAGTGGTaagttgttttaaatatatattttttcttattttacagtgGAATAATTTTTGTTAAACCATATGGGAGGCAGGTGTTACACTGGTGACTTTAATACATAAAGTTTTCACCTCTTGTCCATCACAGACAGATCAGACAAACTCCTAACTAAActtcaaaaagcatttaaatttaagGTTGTCCCAGTGTATTGAAAAATTACATCCTTTTACAAACTTCTATCCAATATAAAACTGACTCAAAATGGGAAATTACCATTCCCTTATTGTATTGGGTCTGTCTGGGATGGAgtgaattttcttcacagcacccctgtgttttgtatttttaactaaaacagcattgataacacaCCATTGTTTTAGCTATTCTGCAGTGCCGGCAGTGTCcaggtttttgctttttcttcccactcTGCCCCCCTCCATCAGTGAGTAGGCTAGGGtgggcaagaagctgggaggggatgcagccaggacaggtgattccagctgaccaaagggacattccagACCACATGATGTCACGCTCAGCAAGGGGACCCTCGTGgttatggcgtttgtcttcccaagcaagcATTAGACATGCTGAAGCTCTGCTTTCCAGAAGGGGCTAAAatacctgcctgccgatggggaGTAGTGAATGAATTActccttttgctttgcttgcacacacaaCTTTGCTTCACTTCACCTATTAAATTTCTACCTTGATCCACAagctttcttgcttttgctcttcctattcaCGTCCTCCCACCCTGCTGGGGGTGTATGAGTGGGaggctgtgtgggtgctgggggtgctggctggggtcaacccacatAATTTTGTTTAGGAAAACCTAACTGGCAAAAAACCACTTTGGGGTGCAGAGGATGGCACTATGCCACAGCACTTATGAGGCAATTCAACCTATTATAATGCAACTCATTCCAATAACTATTTACTATTACCTAGCAATATCACTTTGCTTTCAGTAGCACCAGACAGGAATGTAAAAAGGTGGCTTATAGATCCCACCTTCTCTTCAGCTGTCCTAAACTTATCCATGGAATAAAGCCAACGACCCCATTATTTTTTCAAACCTCTGTGAACGCTAGCATTAGACTGAAGGATCACAAGTAGTAGTTTATTATTAAGATACTTGCTTGTCAGATTTCTGACATTCACAATCCTTTCTGAATTAAGACAATATAATTCTTGGAAGGTTAATAACTCTTCATGGAACACAATAGttttagtgtattttaaaagcacaaactGTTAAGAAAACTAAATATAAGCCATGAATAAGACCAAACCTACGGATATAATACTGAAGACTGTTTCAGAAACTTAAAAACACTCACCACAGCACAGTTGCAGAGGATTAGAAATTGTGTTCAAAAAAACTGGCTTCAGCTTAAAGGAAGCCAGGGTCTTTTACAGGGTGAAAGGAACAAAAGTACGATTTCTGAAGCTCCAACTCCCTCTTTCCTGGTTAAAAGAAGAACTTAACAGACTAGCCCTTGAAATAATCCCCCAAAGTTTATTCTTTCATTATTGAATACCCTGCCTTTTCCCATCCTGAACATTCCACTTCAGAACATCCTCATCTGAAGGCACAAAAGTTAAAAAAGgatcataaattattttctggaaaaatattctgaagaatcAAGATCACCAACTGTATTCAGGCCTTTCAACCAAATATCCTCCTCCTCTGGAGTGGGGGAAACAAGACATTAGAAAGAACAACGTTTTTATTAAGCCTTCACAGGATGTCAATACATACCACGTGGAAAGTTGCATTTCATTGCCAATCTAGTTACCTTTGTAGATATTCACTTGAATTCTGGAAGAGCAATTTTATCCAGCAAAACACCCCAATTAATGCATACACACAGGTCCTATTTCAAGCACTTACGTGTTTGCCTCAACTGGAGCCTATGTTATTAGTTACAAAGCAGATTGTAACAGGAGACTTTGGTCCCAATCAAATTCTTctagaaaaatattattcagtGCAGTAACGCTTTTACACATACAAAATATagctgttttgctgaaataagCCTTTAAATCTCATGGTGTAGTATTACACAACACTTCCTCGCTTTGACTGTCTTAGTGCAAGTCCAACTGATCTAATTTATTACCTGATATCTGAGAGCTGGAGTTGATGAGAGAGTTCAAATTTTAAACGTTCTAGTTCTTTTCTAAGTGGCAaactctttttcagcttttttactgcACTTGCTTCATTATCATCTAGCCAGGATctgaaagaagaggaggaaaaaacccccaacagtGGAGGCATTCTGTATTATCTTTCATGCAAACTGTACAACTCACTGAATTCTTACTGTTAacattaatgttttatttcaagttACCAGGTAAAGGGATTTTTtagaagtagaggacagaaacTGAAATTGCTAAATGATTCACTTTAAGATATCTACAAAGGAAAACCTGGCACTTAATGTCTTTGGGGGGGACTAGGGAATCAAATCGAACCAAAAGACACTGACAGTGTTACAACCGTAAGACTCAAAGGCATGAAAGGCATAAAGCAGCAGATTAGTGGGATTTAGGGGGGGCAGCTTCAGAAGTTAGTGCTTTAGTTCCCACAcatctacctttaaaaaaaaaaaaccccaaacaaccaaagtGATCATAGTAGACTATCAAATAAGGGAGGTGGTACTAGAGGGCTAAGTTAGGTAACTCTTACAGAGCTGGGATGAACATAGATTAAGCAGGTCAAAGTTTTAAAGTTCTTTTGTCAATAATCACAACCAGGCAAACATGACTCAGAGTACATCTAAAACTTTTAATAAACAGATCATTATATTTCTAGGAAAAACCTACTCTAAGAGATTTAGCCTTTGTTCATACCATACTTATTGTCATACTCTTATTTTTACAAACGAATACTTCTGTTCTCATACTGTATTCTaagcaaaaaaatcaaacttgAAAGCAAAAAGAGAGGCCCAATGCCAAATGGCTAGGTATTAAAACCAGACTGTTAATATGTAACTGTTCATAGCATTTCTtgtaaatgtgtaaaaataagtaaaaatattcTCTAGTATGTTAAATCCCAGTTAAGTGTTTTACAGTAGCATATATTATAGCAGTAGTTTTATTTGCAAGGTGCTAGGCAGGATGAGGGGTATTCTTTGCTCTGAAGATACTACTACCACAgttctgcatttatttcaaaTGTCCCTAACTCCCATTGTTACAAGTTTTTCAAGGCAGTATTGTTCACCCTTCCCCAAAATGAGAACATGCAGATTTTATAAGCAACCAACTTCTAACACACAATATGCTGCATTTAATGCAAATTCAGTATCTGAAATTGCCTCAATTTAAATATTAAGGTTGGTATGCTGAACAGCAAATAGAAGCACAACACTAAGATATCtggcaaattaaaacattttaaccttAGTTTTCATGTATTATCTCCCACTCCACCCCCAACAGAATGTGATAATGAAATACTAACAATAAAGTTGTGTTACAGAAGTCCTGCAAGAGGCAAGGAGCTATTTGGAGCAAGTGGAACCTCTGCCTCCTTCTGAATGGACTGACCAATATTCCACACAACTGAAAAACTAGATCAACCAAAACTAGATTGACCAAACATGAACACTGGGCAAAGAGACAAGAATGCCTCAGCTTAGCTGGCACTACAGTTATCCCAGAAGCTCATCTGAACTCTCCTTAATTATAAAAAGTGTGACAGGATTACATGTTGGACAATAAAGTTTTGCATTGTTCTGAATGTTTAGATTGCCTTTAAAAAACTCAGCATTAGAATATGACCAATTTAGGTTACAAAAATATCAGTTAA
The DNA window shown above is from Strix aluco isolate bStrAlu1 chromosome 1, bStrAlu1.hap1, whole genome shotgun sequence and carries:
- the TCAIM gene encoding T-cell activation inhibitor, mitochondrial; its protein translation is MDESWLDHCIAEMFCCLRAVRRLCLEKVFLQCVLQSRALSGADAINALRPFYFAVHPDFFGQHPKEREVNENSLKRLNGYLENLQKPGFRSFKPTQLTFYVREREPNSSNVQESFSSSGFRAVSFTLHTRDLLSTVLDILNSCSLSTEHIQSLNVNSQPHKEAKSTVNRPIKWDKTYYSFTGFKDPEEELEQAQRVETTLISWLDDNEASAVKKLKKSLPLRKELERLKFELSHQLQLSDIRWQRSWGVAHRCSQLHSLGRLVQQRPEVLKNVKGRTVVFTDRSGMSAAGHIMLGTMDVHHHWTKIFERLPNYYKLQKRLLFLEDRISQLLGGIQVIYIEELQPLLTLEEYYETLDSFYNKLRDSRLPFHPRSLRGLQMILESDRYAPSLHEFGHFVIPTVCDPTTLQWFIFAKAQQARENLKRKEEMMITEKELIDTSTEKFSLDRLYKEPSVSSAQMIDCCKRLLEESLPYLQGMHLCISHFYSVLQDGDLCIPWNWKN